In Streptomyces sp. NBC_01408, one DNA window encodes the following:
- a CDS encoding thioesterase family protein: protein MGAPEGFFERIDTGRFLATAYTRGPWDAGAQHAGPPAALLGRAVEDRPGARADMRIARITYEILRPVPIGALEITTSVLRAGRGTEVVEASLTPAGADAPVMLARALRIRVAAEAVPAVVPGPQLPPPGEAEATPFFPVPWETGYHTAMEARFTEGAFMELGPGTCWMRMRVPLVAGEEIRPLDRVLTAADSGNGISSVMDFGRFVFVNGDLTVHLHRHPVGEWACVQSRTSVDAAGIGLVDARLHDEKGPIGRSAQSLFVAPR, encoded by the coding sequence ATGGGTGCTCCCGAGGGGTTCTTCGAGCGGATCGACACCGGGCGGTTCCTGGCCACCGCGTACACGCGCGGGCCCTGGGACGCGGGTGCGCAGCACGCCGGGCCGCCCGCCGCGCTGCTCGGGCGGGCCGTCGAGGACCGGCCCGGTGCGCGTGCGGACATGCGGATCGCCCGGATCACCTACGAGATCCTGCGGCCGGTGCCGATCGGCGCGCTGGAGATCACCACGAGCGTGCTGCGGGCCGGCCGTGGCACCGAGGTGGTCGAAGCCTCGCTCACGCCGGCCGGTGCGGACGCTCCGGTGATGCTGGCGCGGGCCCTGCGGATCCGGGTGGCCGCGGAGGCGGTGCCGGCCGTGGTGCCGGGGCCGCAGCTGCCGCCGCCCGGGGAGGCGGAGGCGACGCCGTTCTTCCCGGTGCCGTGGGAGACCGGGTACCACACGGCCATGGAGGCCCGTTTCACCGAGGGCGCCTTCATGGAGCTCGGCCCGGGCACCTGCTGGATGCGGATGCGGGTGCCGCTCGTCGCCGGGGAGGAGATCCGCCCGCTGGACCGGGTGCTGACCGCCGCCGATTCCGGCAACGGCATCAGCTCGGTGATGGACTTCGGCCGGTTCGTCTTCGTGAACGGCGACCTCACAGTGCATCTGCACCGCCATCCCGTGGGCGAATGGGCGTGCGTGCAATCCCGTACGAGCGTGGACGCGGCCGGCATCGGCCTCGTCGACGCCCGGCTCCACGACGAGAAGGGCCCCATCGGGCGGAGCGCGCAGAGCCTGT
- a CDS encoding LysE family translocator, with amino-acid sequence MTEVIAVAVITLLAVISPGADFAMVVRNSYLYGRPTGLFAAAGVAAGVLVHVSYTMLGVGLLIASSTTLFTVIKLAGAAYLVWIGIRTFRARAEVTVDLDSKPQLSRLGAMRSGFLTNVLNPKTTLFVVSTFTQVVNPGTPVWQQAGYGLFMSVAHLGWFAAVALFFSEARLRDRMLKAQKTLNRAIGSVLVGLGVGLGFAR; translated from the coding sequence ATGACAGAAGTGATCGCAGTTGCCGTCATCACCCTCCTCGCCGTGATCAGTCCCGGTGCCGATTTCGCCATGGTGGTCCGCAACAGTTACCTCTACGGGCGGCCCACCGGGCTGTTCGCGGCCGCCGGGGTCGCGGCGGGCGTCCTGGTCCACGTCTCCTACACGATGCTCGGGGTTGGTCTGCTGATCGCCTCCTCCACCACGCTGTTCACCGTGATCAAGCTGGCGGGTGCGGCCTATCTGGTGTGGATCGGGATACGGACCTTCCGGGCGCGGGCCGAGGTGACCGTGGACCTGGACTCGAAGCCGCAGCTGTCCCGGCTGGGGGCGATGCGGTCGGGGTTCCTGACGAACGTGCTGAATCCGAAGACGACGCTGTTCGTGGTGTCGACCTTCACGCAGGTGGTGAACCCGGGCACGCCGGTGTGGCAGCAGGCCGGGTACGGGCTGTTCATGTCGGTCGCGCACCTGGGCTGGTTCGCGGCGGTGGCGCTGTTCTTCTCCGAGGCCCGGTTGCGCGACCGGATGCTGAAGGCGCAGAAGACGTTGAACCGGGCCATCGGGTCGGTGCTGGTGGGGCTGGGGGTGGGGTTGGGGTTCGCCCGCTGA
- a CDS encoding pentapeptide repeat-containing protein: protein MSLPALPALPVLQADCAGCFALCCVALPFAKSNDFAVNKPAGTPCANLREDFRCGIHTKLRDKGFQGCTVFDCFGAGQQVSQVTFGGRDWRTHTGTARQMFEVFPVMRQLHELLFYVAEALTLPDAAPVHADLRRALTETEEWTRADAQALAALDVGALRQRINTLLLKTSELVRAKVPGRKKNHRGADLMGARLSGANLRGANLRGAYLIAADLSRADLRTADLIGADFRDANLRGADLRNAVFLTQPQLNAAQGDPKTHIPPTLTRPSHWT, encoded by the coding sequence GTGTCCCTCCCTGCCCTGCCCGCGCTGCCCGTCCTGCAAGCCGACTGCGCCGGCTGCTTCGCCCTCTGCTGCGTCGCCCTGCCCTTCGCGAAGTCCAACGACTTCGCCGTGAACAAGCCCGCCGGAACCCCTTGCGCGAACCTCCGCGAGGACTTCCGCTGCGGCATCCACACCAAGCTGCGCGACAAGGGCTTCCAGGGCTGCACGGTCTTCGACTGCTTCGGCGCGGGCCAGCAGGTCTCCCAGGTCACCTTCGGCGGCCGCGACTGGCGCACCCACACCGGCACGGCCCGCCAGATGTTCGAGGTCTTCCCGGTGATGCGGCAGCTGCACGAGCTGCTCTTCTACGTCGCCGAGGCGCTGACGCTCCCGGACGCCGCCCCGGTCCACGCGGACCTGCGCCGCGCGCTGACGGAAACCGAGGAATGGACCCGCGCCGACGCGCAGGCCCTCGCGGCCCTGGACGTCGGCGCGCTCCGCCAGCGGATCAACACCCTGCTCCTGAAGACCAGCGAGCTCGTACGGGCAAAGGTGCCGGGCCGCAAGAAGAACCACCGCGGCGCGGACCTGATGGGAGCCCGCCTCTCAGGCGCGAACCTCCGCGGGGCGAACCTCCGCGGCGCCTACCTGATCGCCGCCGACCTCAGCCGCGCCGACCTCCGCACGGCCGACCTGATCGGCGCGGACTTCCGCGACGCCAACCTCCGCGGCGCAGACCTCCGCAACGCCGTCTTCCTCACCCAACCCCAACTGAACGCCGCCCAAGGCGACCCCAAAACCCACATCCCCCCCACCCTGACCCGCCCCTCCCACTGGACCTAG
- a CDS encoding alpha/beta hydrolase produces the protein MTTTPWSLADIEAAIRAGWSAETCEPADISRIPWTAENPAWGQCDITAVVVQDIVGGELVLGEVFVDGRHEGYHWWNLLPGGIRIDLTREQFRRGETVTPGRVVKRPPGRLPRRWEEYQLLRRRVIDKLGPLPGVVVTEDGRRLAYTDFGGPGAPLLALHGHFQDGRTFERLAREVGPRWRVITLDQRGHGESDRAGEYTREGYVADAAAVLEQLGLGPAVVLGHGLGGVTAYQLAARRPDLVRAVVVEDIGAVVEGDLSFALGWPRRAGTRDGFLAGVGSSAPDLEGSVREYADGWGAACAVEDVVESQRGLNGDHWGDWLAVRSPTLLVRGDRSGVLSAEHAREMTLRRAGVRMVELPAGHAVRVGDAEGFFAAVRGFLARV, from the coding sequence ATGACGACGACTCCGTGGAGCCTTGCCGACATCGAGGCGGCCATCCGGGCGGGATGGTCGGCCGAGACCTGCGAGCCGGCCGACATCTCGCGGATTCCCTGGACGGCCGAGAATCCGGCCTGGGGCCAGTGCGACATCACCGCCGTGGTCGTGCAGGACATCGTGGGTGGGGAGCTGGTGCTCGGTGAGGTGTTCGTCGACGGCCGGCACGAGGGCTACCACTGGTGGAACCTGCTGCCCGGGGGGATCCGGATCGACCTGACGCGCGAGCAGTTCCGGCGGGGCGAGACGGTGACGCCGGGGCGGGTCGTGAAGAGGCCGCCGGGGCGGCTGCCGAGGCGCTGGGAGGAGTACCAGCTGCTGCGCCGGCGGGTCATCGACAAGCTGGGGCCGTTGCCGGGGGTGGTCGTGACGGAGGACGGGCGGCGGCTCGCGTACACCGATTTCGGCGGGCCGGGTGCGCCGCTGCTCGCGCTGCACGGGCACTTCCAGGACGGGAGGACCTTCGAGCGGCTGGCCCGGGAGGTGGGGCCGCGGTGGCGGGTGATCACCCTGGACCAGCGGGGGCACGGGGAGTCGGACCGGGCCGGGGAGTACACGCGGGAGGGGTACGTGGCGGACGCGGCGGCCGTTCTGGAGCAGCTGGGGCTCGGGCCCGCGGTGGTACTGGGGCACGGGCTGGGCGGGGTCACCGCGTACCAGCTGGCGGCGCGGCGGCCCGATCTGGTGCGGGCGGTGGTGGTCGAGGACATCGGGGCGGTGGTCGAGGGCGACCTGTCGTTCGCGCTGGGGTGGCCGAGGCGGGCCGGTACCCGGGACGGGTTCCTGGCGGGGGTCGGGAGTTCGGCGCCGGACCTGGAGGGGTCGGTGCGGGAGTACGCGGACGGGTGGGGGGCCGCGTGCGCGGTGGAGGACGTGGTGGAGTCCCAGCGGGGGCTGAACGGGGACCACTGGGGGGACTGGCTGGCGGTGCGGTCGCCGACGCTGCTGGTGCGGGGGGATCGGAGCGGGGTGCTGTCGGCGGAGCACGCGCGGGAGATGACCTTGCGGAGGGCGGGGGTGCGGATGGTTGAGCTGCCGGCGGGGCATGCGGTGCGGGTGGGGGATGCGGAGGGGTTTTTCGCTGCCGTGCGGGGGTTTTTGGCGCGGGTGTAG
- a CDS encoding SCO6880 family protein gives MTTQSHQLHPVAPRRTYLIGRARPNAIVGKNRETGEIALIIAGAFFGMMSGLLVPDLTLRIVSLAGIPVIALAAVYVPYKGRTFYRWFEISRSYKRTLRRGTTYRSGAIEAGVRGSDGREVEVGPPPGIGRINWLAAPFGPDEIAVLLHADRRTVTAAIEIEGPGVGLRDSEDQEALVDRFGTLLKHVANGDGFVTRLQMLARTLPADPDAHAKDVAQRGDTQAPGWLRESYDQLQSMVSTSSEQHRAYLVACMHYTRELAAEAHTIARAGTPHKGRKLDRDAGLAIVMARELTDICARLAEADIRVRQPLGQGRLSSLVHSMYDPDHPIDHIQAMTKRNAWPAELDAVEPTFLQAKTRESSTRAPWCHATAWVKEWPMTPVGVNFLAPLLVHTPDVIRTVAVTMDLEPTEVAIERMLTEKTNDEADASRAAKMNRTVDPRDIAAHGRLDQRGEDLASGAAGVNLVGYITVSSRSPEALARDKRTIRASAGKSYLKLEWCDREHHRAFVNTLPFATGIRR, from the coding sequence TTGACGACCCAGTCCCACCAGCTGCACCCGGTCGCGCCCCGCCGCACGTATCTCATCGGCCGCGCCCGGCCCAACGCGATCGTCGGCAAGAACCGCGAGACCGGTGAGATCGCCCTGATCATCGCGGGGGCGTTCTTCGGCATGATGAGCGGACTGCTCGTCCCCGACCTCACCCTGCGCATCGTCAGCCTCGCCGGCATCCCCGTGATCGCGCTCGCCGCCGTGTACGTCCCGTACAAGGGCCGCACCTTCTACCGCTGGTTCGAGATCAGCCGCAGCTACAAGCGCACCCTGCGGCGCGGGACGACGTACCGCTCGGGCGCCATCGAAGCAGGCGTCCGCGGCTCCGACGGCCGCGAGGTCGAGGTCGGCCCGCCCCCCGGCATCGGCCGCATCAACTGGCTCGCCGCCCCCTTCGGCCCCGACGAGATCGCCGTACTCCTGCACGCCGACCGCCGCACCGTCACCGCGGCCATCGAGATCGAGGGCCCCGGCGTCGGCCTGCGCGACAGCGAGGACCAGGAAGCCCTCGTCGACCGCTTCGGCACCCTCCTCAAGCACGTCGCCAACGGAGACGGTTTCGTCACCCGCCTCCAGATGCTCGCCCGCACCCTGCCCGCCGACCCCGACGCCCACGCCAAGGACGTCGCCCAGCGCGGCGACACCCAGGCCCCCGGCTGGCTCCGCGAGTCCTACGACCAGCTCCAGTCGATGGTCTCCACCTCCTCCGAGCAGCACCGCGCCTACCTCGTCGCCTGCATGCACTACACGCGCGAACTCGCCGCCGAAGCCCACACCATCGCCCGCGCCGGCACCCCCCACAAGGGCCGCAAGCTCGACCGCGACGCAGGCCTCGCCATCGTCATGGCCCGCGAGCTCACCGACATCTGCGCCCGCCTCGCCGAAGCCGACATCCGCGTCCGCCAGCCCCTCGGCCAGGGCCGCCTCTCCTCCCTCGTGCACTCCATGTACGACCCGGACCACCCCATCGACCACATCCAGGCCATGACCAAACGCAACGCCTGGCCGGCCGAACTCGACGCCGTGGAGCCCACCTTCCTCCAGGCCAAGACCCGCGAGTCCTCCACCCGCGCCCCCTGGTGCCACGCCACGGCATGGGTGAAGGAGTGGCCGATGACCCCCGTCGGGGTCAACTTCCTCGCACCCCTCCTCGTCCACACCCCCGACGTGATCCGCACCGTCGCCGTCACCATGGACCTGGAGCCCACCGAGGTGGCCATCGAGCGCATGCTCACCGAGAAGACCAACGACGAGGCCGACGCCAGCCGCGCCGCCAAGATGAACCGCACCGTCGACCCCCGCGACATCGCCGCACACGGCCGGCTCGACCAAAGAGGTGAAGATCTCGCCAGCGGTGCGGCGGGAGTCAACCTGGTCGGGTACATCACGGTGTCCTCGCGTTCGCCGGAGGCACTCGCCCGCGACAAGCGGACGATCCGCGCCTCCGCCGGCAAGTCCTACCTGAAGCTGGAATGGTGCGACCGCGAGCACCACCGCGCCTTCGTCAACACCTTGCCGTTCGCCACCGGCATCCGACGCTAG